The Oncorhynchus mykiss isolate Arlee chromosome 20, USDA_OmykA_1.1, whole genome shotgun sequence genome includes a region encoding these proteins:
- the LOC110499062 gene encoding ADP-ribosylation factor 1, translated as MGNMFGSLFKGLFGKKEMRILMVGLDAAGKTTILYKLKLGEIVTTIPTIGFNVETVEYKNISFTVWDVGGQDKIRPLWRHYFQNTQGLIFVVDSNDRERVNEAREELQRMLAEDELRDAVLLVFANKQDLPNAMNAAEITDKLGLHALRQRSWYIQATCATSGDGLYEGLDWLSNQLKNQK; from the exons ATGGGGAATATGTTTGGAAGCCTGTTCAAGGGCCTATTTGGCAAGAAGGAGATGAGGATTCTCATGGTTGGACTCGATGCTGCCGGAAAAACAACCATCCTGTACAAACTCAAACTAGGAGAGATTGTCACCACCATTCCTACAATTG GTTTTAATGTTGAAACGGTAGAATACAAGAACATCAGCTTCACAGTGTGGGACGTTGGCGGTCAAGACAAAATCAGGCCGTTATGGCGCCACTACTTCCAGAACACTCAAG GGCTTATCTTTGTGGTGGACAGCAACGACAGGGAGCGAGTGAACGAGGCGAGGGAGGAGTTGCAGAGAATGCTTGCAGAGGATGAGCTGAGAGATGCCGTGCTGCTCGTTTTTGCAAACAAACAG GACCTTCCCAATGCAATGAATGCTGCGGAGATCACAGACAAGCTGGGGCTCCACGCTCTCCGCCAGCGCAGCTGGTACATCCAAGCCACCTGTGCTACTAGTGGGGACGGCCTCTACGAGGGCCTCGACTGGCTCTCCAACCAGCTCAAGAACCAGAAATGA
- the grb7 gene encoding growth factor receptor-bound protein 7, which yields MEVQGQWAEVFEGSDRQEDSGGESELLGSSTITLAPLVVNTPPPPVRRSQPLVIRRSRMNSVELSSVPSIPNPFPELCSPSQSPVLIGSLSPPRSDTHLIKVFGEDSHSRSLWVIPRATARDVCHLLVQTAHCSDQENWALIELHSALGLERVLEDHEVVVEVQAAWPSVSDTKLLFRKNYAKYEFFRTPVLFFPKHMISDSADVTKGMTSAELIQNLLQSGTCPEIQGFLHVREPSRKAWKKVYFFLRRSGLYCSTKGSSKEPRHLQYVADLEDLNVYSITNSRKLYGAPVDFTFCVKPSKDRIRAQDLKLLCAENEQTRTCWTSAFRLFKYGRQLHCNYQLSQSAPRLQEVVSQRCESEASLVAMDFSGKAGGRVIQNAWEAQSAEREEGQAWRRREALRCSLPNLNPGSQPSSIHRTQLWFHGGVSRKQAQRLIEEQGLVDGMFLIRESQQHAQCFVLSLCYKLKTKHYLVIPCEEGGRKYYTMDDGLTLFIDLLQLVEFHQINRGILPVCLKHPCVCVAL from the exons ATGGAGGTCCAAGGGCAATGGGCGGAGGTCTTCGAGGGCTCTGACAGACAAGAGGACTCTGGTGGGGAGAGTGAGCTGCTGGGTAGCTCCACAATCACCTTGGCTCCTCTGGTGGTCAACACTCCTCCCCCTCCCGTTCGCCGCTCCCAGCCCCTCGTCATCCGCAGAAGCAG AATGAATAGCGTGGAACTGTCCTCAGTTCCTTCTATACCCAATCCCTTTCCAGAGCTGTGCAGCCCATCTCAATCCCCAGTCCTGATTGGCTCTCTCTCACCGCCGAGAAGTGACACGCAT CTGATCAAGGTGTTCGGCGAGGACAGTCACAGTCGGTCCCTGTGGGTGATACCCAGGGCCACAGCCAGGGACGTGTGCCATTTGTTGGTGCAGACAGCCCACTGTAGCGACCAGGAGAACTGGGCTCTGATCGAGCTGCATTCAGCCTTGGGCCTGG AGCGAGTTCTGGAGGACCacgaggtggtggtggaggtgcaGGCTGCCTGGCCCTCCGTGAGCGACACCAAGCTTCTGTTCCGCAAGAACTACGCCAAATATGAGTTCTTCAGGACACCTGTG CTGTTCTTCCCCAAGCACATGATCTCAGACAGTGCTGATGTCACCAAGGGAATGACCTCGGCAGAACTCATCCAG AATCTGCTGCAGTCGGGGACATGTCCTGAGATCCAGGGCTTCCTCCACGTCAGAGAGCCCAGCCGCAAAGCCTGGAAGAAGGTGTACTTCTTCCTCCGACGTTCAGGCCTCTACTGCTCCACCAAAGGCTCATCAAAG GAGCCCCGTCACCTCCAGTACGTGGCTGACCTGGAAGACCTGAACGTCTACAGTATCACCAACAGCCGCAAGCTCTACGGTGCCCCTGTGGACTTCACCTTCTGCGTCAAG CCCAGCAAAGACCGTATTCGTGCGCAGGACTTGAAGCTGCTGTGTGCGGAGAACGAACAAACGCGCACATGCTGGACCTCTGCATTTCGACTATTCAAG TATGGGAGGCAGCTGCATTGTAACTACCAGCTGTCCCAGTCGGCACCTCGTCTACAGGAGGTTGTGTCTCAACGGTGTGAGTCGGAGGCCAGCCTGGTCGCCATGGACTTTTCAGGGAAGGCGGGGGGCCGGGTCATCCAGAATGCCTGGGAGGCCCAGAgcgcagagagggaggagggacaggcaTGGAGG aGGAGAGAAGCCTTGAGGTGCAGCCTACCCAACCTTAACCCGGGATCTCAGCCCTCTT CCATACATCGGACCCAGCTCTGGTTCCACGGTGGTGTGTCGCGAAAGCAGGCCCAGAGGCTGATCGAGGAACAGGGATTGGTGGATgg gatgTTCCTGATTCGTGAGAGCCAGCAGCATGCCCAGTGTTTTGTCCTCTCGTTGTGTTACAAGCTGAAGACCAAACACTACCTCGTCATCCCT TGTGAGGAGGGCGGTAGGAAGTACTACACCATGGACGATGGCCTCACCCTCTTCATTGACCTACTGCAGCTGGTGGAGTTTCACCAGATCAACAGAGGcatcctccctgtctgcctcAAACACCCCTGTGTCTGTGTCGCCCTCTGA